The proteins below come from a single Aegilops tauschii subsp. strangulata cultivar AL8/78 chromosome 6, Aet v6.0, whole genome shotgun sequence genomic window:
- the LOC109771636 gene encoding E3 ubiquitin-protein ligase BOI-like, whose product MILGTGHHQPAAAHGLAAGASAAAMPMSSGPLYGSAVPSQQGDHSGLAAAPIPSPTLGVELDGAQEMTTNNKRKREEQSAAAFGAAQAQQQPMVVDRSLRNEAERFCNTLEEEMRRHEKLMLSTVEAMVEKRLLAKDQEIMHNWGVNCALGERLKTLYMEAEAWRMDAQSKQTEANVLRADLERALAQQAVRYHGSGSAEGEGEEDAESCCWGDYHAAFCGGEEVETPVVEPPVTGAGMCKGCGENTPVAVLLPCRHLSVCGTCAEALSGCPSCGCATQGSIYINFS is encoded by the exons ATGATACTCGGAACCGGCCACCACCAACCTGCCGCTGCTCACGGGCTCGCCGCGGGTGCCTCCGCCGCTGCTATGCCTATGAGCAGTGGGCCTTTGTATGGCTCTGCGGTGCCGAGCCAGCAGGGAGACCACTCGGGCCTCGCCGCGGCGCCGATTCCGTCGCCGACGTTGGGCGTCGAGCTTGACGGTGCTCAGGAAATGACCACCAACAACAAGCGGAAGCGCGAGGAGCAGTCGGCGGCGGCGTTTGGCGCGGCCCAGGCGCAACAGCAGCCAATGGTCGTCGACCGCAGCCTGCGCAACGAA GCGGAAAGGTTTTGTAATACTTTGGAGGAGGAGATGCGGAGGCATGAGAAGCTCATGCTCTCGACCGTGGAGGCCATGGTGGAGAAGCGGCTCTTGGCCAAGGACCAGGAGATCATGCACAACTGGGGCGTGAACTGTGCACTCGGGGAGCGCCTCAAGACCCTCTACATGGAGGCGGAGGCGTGGCGCATGGACGCGCAATCCAAGCAGACCGAGGCCAACGTGCTCCGCGCCGATCTAGAGCGGGCGCTTGCCCAGCAAGCGGTCCGTTACCATGGCAGTGGCAGCGCTGAAGGTGAAGGTGAGGAGGACGCCGAGTCATGCTGCTGGGGGGACTACCACGCGGCATTCTGTGGGGGGGAGGAGGTGGAGACCCCGGTAGTGGAGCCTCCGGTGACAGGAGCCGGAATGTGCAAGGGGTGCGGTGAGAACACGCCGGTGGCGGTGTTACTGCCGTGCCGGCACCTCTCCGTCTGCGGGACATGCGCGGAAGCATTGTCGGGGTGCCCATCGTGCGGATGCGCCACGCAGGGCAGCATCTACATCAACTTCTCGTGA